In Neodiprion pinetum isolate iyNeoPine1 chromosome 6, iyNeoPine1.2, whole genome shotgun sequence, one genomic interval encodes:
- the Dhc62B gene encoding dynein axonemal heavy chain 7, which yields MEAKLGLKAYTYDVRELIIGELIKRHRNYNIEICNEFEALKERALSTPKNTKDLLALGEYMIYAATTLMEYLKERITASLHMLAALIEMTSLARDHIELNNITINWLKRVKLIFEQNSSMFEQMKFDAEEKLQKRVSLLNTDVDLMFPRLVIMDDMDDASRVHEYMEDLRKLVRGLDRMDEQVEWINNEEQLFQFPRTSYPRVKELKDIILPYYMLMYRAHQWQRDVGVWLDGPFEYLDSNVIESKTTDYFTDFTKVNKTYKTKIKMQIAINYQYRFAGSADDPDPMQQPAPNKLCYQLLEDVKWFKSYVPLASCFCNPTLRQRHWNDMSEIAGFDLTPNAGTSLRKMINMDLLGDLAKYEIITTSATKELALQELLAKMTQDWDDVVFSIMRFKDSGVDILTGLDDIQALLEEHIAKTQAMRGSAFAKPIEAEVKVFYDSILRIQKTIDEWAKVQVQWMYLLPIFSSKDIVEQLPEEGILFSEVDGTFRRAMLNVAKEPHVREMAGAFGLYEAMKEANEQMDKVNDGVTNYLEKKRLFFPRFFFLSNDDMLEILSETKDPLRVQPHLRKCFEGIAKLGFNSEMEIYSLISDDKEEIKVQEIISTSAARGCVERWLIQVEEQMVTSIRHEVFMSILDYEVNDRVYWVRVWPGMVVLCVSQIYWSMEVQNCLMTHRVSSMESLYEKLKVQIIDMVNLVKGQLSKQNRTTLSALITIDVHAQDVVKQLIEKKIVLEMDFEWLAQLRYYWEDNVQVRIINATVRYAYEYLGNCPRLVITPLTDRCYRTLIGAYALHLNGAPEGPAGTGKTETTKDLGRAIAVQCVVFNCSDGLDYKNMGKFFKGLSSCGAWACFDEFNRIELEVLSVVAQQILCIVQAVRAKSEKFIFEGTELRLNPSVYVCITMNPGYAGRSELPDNLKVLFRTVAMMVPDYAMIGEISLYSSGFSTARVLSVKIVTTYKLCSEQLSSQSHYDYGMRAVKTVLTAAQNIKLKFPNEDEMVLLLRSIIDVNLPKFLAHDVPLFQGIIMDLFPGIMLPTPNYEVFLNAVTEICEKMNLQPVDPFLLKIIQTYEMMIVRHGFMLVGDPFGGKTSALHCLADTLTLMHERGDENGLPTQYRTMNPKSITMGQLYGQFDPVSSEWTDGVCAVAFRQFVAEDSPDRKWLIFDGPVDAVWIENLNTVLDDNKKLCLTSGEVMQMTSTMSMIFEVMDLLQASPATVSRCGMIYIEPHVMGWRPFLKSWMNKININWGQGNEGILNALFDWLTDPCLDFIRKKCKLATNAGQINQLVSTITLFEMYMNDAVEANPTDYSTYIVPWLQATMMQSMVWGAGGALDYDSRCKFNDFYTSFWDRSNLDYPLPEAVGDLLISIPGEGLIHDNYYTYKGKGAWKYFGDMAKSAKILETQSIGQMVVPTIDTVKYQMLFLRHIKHRKRFLVYGETGTGKSFYIQDLLMNKLDEDSFLPNFITFTPKTTANQTQELVISKLFKKRKGHYGPMGGAYCIVFVDDVNMPTKEIYGAQPAIELLRQFFDHEHWYDLKEPEKIQVFDTMFLAAMAPPGGSRQDIYHRFLRHFNLYTISMFSRESVFRIFSNVALVGLKRNGFASDVVVIVTLLVNATMEIFEAASASLRPTPAKSHYLFNLRDFSRVITGCALIKKESVESKVTFVRIWVHEILRVFGDRLIDKTDNNWLFEKIKEVVPSILRESFDNVFGHLPKFNDELTEESLHDLIFGNFMDLDATPDDKRYEEIPSIEEYKNVALLCLEEYNTTHKSKIDIVLFRYALEHLARICRILAIPCGSLLMVGVGGSGRQSLTRLASGIGGHGLFQPEIGVAYGMNEWREDIKKVLKNSGGTGKDLVFLFTENQIKEEGFLGDIDGLLNSGEVPNLFTIEEKQEIIEMTRLAAQGGNRNLDVSVLSVLAYFVNRCKEKLHIMLCFSPIGDAFRIRLRLYPSLVNCCTIDWFEMWPEDALEQVAARYMTYVDVDERIKVDSVVACKYFHKCAKENSTQFYSACGRKTYITSAAFLDLIQSFADLMTQKQAEISLARDRYLGGLDKLDFAASQVTKMGTTLLALKPQLEASAKLTAKTMQQIESENVTVEHATMLVKKDEDAANIQAEIAGALKKECEADLAEALPILAEATAALNTIKPNDITIVKTMKNPPEVIKLVLAAVCVMMAITPDRINDPVTHRMISDYWGPSKRLLGDMNFLARLKDYDRDNIPVSIMQVIKKSYMADKNFEPKKVAKASSAAEGLCKWVRAMVLYDEVAKVVAPKKAKLAIAEKEYNETMEFLKGRRQMLAELDAKLALLNENLQRTLAMKIDLENQVTDCTNKLIRSEKLLSGLGGEKGRWIECAANLQKAYDSLAGDILISCGMIAYLGPFTTSYRVENLEKWRSYVKSLDIPTSDMYTFVGVLGSEIKINSWNIHGLPRDSFSTENAIIMDNSKRWSLFIDPQSQANKWIRAMEKSNQLEIIKLSDLTYMNVLERCIETGKPVLLENVGEELSTPLDPILMKSIYKFSGVWYITLGEKSVEYDLKFRFYITTKLRNPHYLPEVFNKVTLINFALTIEGLEDQLLGIVVAKERADLQKKKEYLIVESAANKKALQQVEENILKTLSSSGANILEDEEAIEILDSSKILSVDIMKKQKASKETEAKIEVFRQSYRPIAKHSSALYYTVTDLPSVDPMYQYSLAWFINLYIMSIETASKSKVLEKRLMFLRETFTYNLYQNVCRSLFEKDKILYSFVLYSTIMVATNEIDKEELSFFLSGGIGLANTIKNPAANWLIDKSWDEICRANDNLPSFEGFMNDFRTHLTSWQKFYDLMNPQNAQIPQPWESKLTAFQKLIVMRMIRPDKVTAKITQFVDTGMGTKFVTPPPFDIAKSYSDSNSLIPLIFVLSAGSDPMGSLSKFAENMNYASRFSSISLGQGQGPIAQRIIEQGQNEGMWVCLQNCHLAVSWMPQLEKICENFDTTNTSINFRLWLTSYPSDKFPITVLQNGVKMTNEPPSGLQQNLMRSYLSEPVKDPEFFGGCPGKEKEFTKLLYGLCFFHAVVQERRKFGAQGWNIKYGFNESDFQISVQQLQIFINEYDEVPFKAIIYLTGECNYGGRVTDDRDRRCLNTILDDFYNPRVITDPNYTFANIGPEYALPRKVDYRDYVKQIEEIPPISPPEVFGLHMNAGITRDLEVSKDFFTALIQIQGTVSVGDTAKQDEMILFIKKDIYDRLPELFDIEEAQKKYPVSYYESMNTVLIQEMERYNKLLKEIRVSLTMLEKAVNGMIVMTPELEVVSRQILIGKVPTCWEKASAYPSLKPLSSFVNDFLERIQFFQQWLDNGKPAAFWISGFSFAHGFLTGASQNYARKHKVSIDRIEFDFEVLPFYEAKSAPSDGVYVYGMFLAGARWDIQKMILAESFPKVLFNALPLVWFKPGEASKRVTGSRYLCPLYITSARFGVLRTTGHSTNYVLSILLNTKEPVSHWIKRGLALLCQLDD from the exons ATGGAAGCGAAACTTGGGCTCAAGGCATACACTTATGATGTACGGGAATTAATTATTGGAGAGTTAATCAAACGTCACAGAAACTACaatattgaaatatgcaaTGAATTTGAAGCTTTAAAAGAACGGGCCTTGAGCACCCCGAAAAATACTAAAGATTTGCTAGCCTTAG GTGAATACATGATATACGCAGCGACAACATTAATGGAATATCTTAAAGAAAGAATAACTGCGTCGTTGCACATGCTAGCAGCATTAATTGAAATGACTTCGCTTGCCCGAGATCATATAGAGTTGAACAATATTACAATTAATTGGTTGAAACGTGTAAAGCTAATATTTGAACAAAACAGTTCCATGTTCGAGCAGATGAAATTCGATGCAGAAGAAAAGTTACAAAAACGAGTCAGTCTTTTGAATACAGATGTCGACCTTATGTTTCCAAG ATTGGTAATAATGGACGATATGGATGACGCGAGTCGTGTGCATGAATACATGGAAGATCTACGAAAACTTGTGCGGGGGTTGGATCGTATGGATGAGCAAGTTGAATGGATCAATAATGAGGAGCAACTCTTCCAATTTCCACGCACGTCGTATCCACGTGTTAAGGAGTTGAAAGACATAATACTTCCATACTATATGCTCATGTACCGGGCTCACCAATGGCAGCGAGACGTTGGTGTTTGGTTGGATGGTCCATTTGAATACCTCGACTCAAATGTAATAGAAAGCAAGACAACGGACTACTTTACGGATTTCACAAAAGTCAACAAAACTTATAAGACCAAGATCAAAATGCAAATTGCTATAAATTACCAATACAG ATTTGCAGGGTCGGCAGATGACCCTGATCCTATGCAACAGCCAGCACCTAATAAACTCTGTTACCAATTACTGGAGGATGTCAAATGGTTTAAG AGTTATGTTCCTCTTGCGTCGTGCTTCTGTAATCCTACATTGCGGCAACGGCATTGGAACGATATGTCAGAAATTGCAGGATTTGATTTAACCCCAAACGCTGGTACTTCCCTACGCAAGATGATTAATATGGACCTCTTAGGCGATCTCGCCAA ATATGAAATAATAACCACAAGTGCAACCAAAGAGCTAGCATTGCAAGAGCTGCTTGCTAAAATGACACAGGATTGGGATGATGtcgttttttcaataatgcgattTAAGGATTCTGGAGTTGATATTTTAACAGGACTCGATGACATTCAAGCTTTGCTTGAAGAACACATTGCAAAGACTCAGGCAATGCGAGGTTCTGCGTTTGCAAAGCCAATTGAAGCTGAAGTAAAAGTTTTTTATGATTCGATCCTCCGAATTCAAAAGACTATAGATGAATGGGCAAAG GTTCAAGTGCAGTGGATGTACCTACTGCCTATATTTTCAAGTAAGGATATAGTTGAACAGCTGCCAGAAGAAGGAATACTCTTTTCCGAAGTAGACGGAACGTTTCGGAGAGCTATGCTGAATGTGGCCAAGGAACCTCATGTCAGAGAAATGGCAGGCGCA ttTGGACTTTATGAAGCTATGAAAGAGGCAAATGAACAAATGGATAAAGTTAATGATGGTGTAACAAACTATCTTGAAAAGAAAAGGTTATTCTTTCCtagattcttttttctctcaaacgATGATATGCTCGAAATTCTCTCAGAAACTAAGGATCCGTTACGTGTGCAACCCCATTTAAGAAAGTGTTTCGAAGGAATTGCCAAGCTAGG CTTTAATTCAGAAATGGAGATATATTCGCTGATTAGTGACGACaaggaagaaataaaagtTCAAGAGATCATCTCTACATCCGCTGCCAGAGGGTGTGTGGAGAGATGGCTTATTCAA GTTGAGGAACAAATGGTGACATCAATACGGCATGAAGTATTTATGAGTATCTTGGACTATGAAGTGAATGATCGAGTTTACTGGGTACGAGTCTGGCCAGGAATGGTAGTTCTCTGCGTCTCTCAGATATATTGGAGTATGGAAGTACAAAACTGTTTAATGACTCATCGAGTGTCATCAATGGAATCTCTTTATGAGAAGTTGAAAGTACAGATTATTGACATGGTAAACTTGGTGAAGG gACAATTGTCTAAGCAAAATCGAACGACTTTATCAGCATTAATCACAATCGACGTCCATGCGCAAGACGTTGTTAAACAacttatcgaaaaaaaaattgtattagaAATGGACTTTGAATGGCTTGCACAGCTAAGATATTACTGGGAAGATAATGTACAAGTGAGAATCATAAATGCGACAGTAAGATATGCCTACGAGTATCTTGGTAACTGCCCTCGTCTGGTTATTACACCACTTACTGACAG GTGTTATCGCACATTAATCGGAGCATATGCTTTGCATCTGAATGGTGCACCAGAAGGTCCTGCTGGAACAGGAAAAACTGAAACAACGAAAGACCTAGGACGAGCCATTGCCGTGCAATGTGTGGTATTCAATTGCTCCGATGGTTTGGATTACAAGAatatgggaaaatttttcaagggGTTATCATCCTGTGGAGCATGGGCATGCTTTGATGAGTTCAATAGAATTGAGCTAGAAGTATTGTCTGTGGTAGCGCAACAGATTTTATGCATCGTTCAAGCAGTACGTGCCAAATCAGAAAAGTTCATTTTTGAAGGGACTGAGTTAAGACTGAATCCATCAGTCTATGTTTGCATCACTATGAACCCCGGTTATGCCGGACGGTCTGAACTTCCTGACAATTTGAAAGTTTTATTCAGAACAGTGGCTATGATGGTACCAGATTATGCCAtgattggtgaaatttcactctatTCAAGTGGCTTTAGTACAGCGAGAGTACTATCTGTAAAGATTGTAACAACTTACAAACTTTGCTCTGAGCAGTTGTCATCCCAGTCACATTACGACTATGGTATGCGAGCTGTGAAAACAGTTCTGACAGCAGCACAGAATATCAAATTGAAGTTCCCTAACGAAGACGAAATGGTACTTTTATTACGGTCGATTATAGACGTAAATTTGCCAAAGTTTCTGGCACACGATGTACCACTGTTTCAAGGTATAATCATGGATTTATTCCCAGGAATTATGTTGCCAACACCAAATTACGAAGTATTTTTAAATGCTGTAACAGAAATCTGTGAGAAAATGAATTTACAACCAGTTGATCCGTTCCTATTGAAAATCATTCAGACATATGAAATGATGATAGTGCGGCATGGTTTCATGCTTGTTGGTGATCCTTTTGGTGGTAAAACCTCTGCCTTACATTGTTTAGCCGACACACTAACATTAATGCACGAACGGGGGGATGAAAATGGTCTTCCAACACAGTACAGGACAATGAATCCGAAATCCATAACTATGGGTCAGTTATACGGCCAATTTGATCCAGTTTCATCAGAATGGACTGACGGAGTTTGTGCCGTTGCATTTCGCCAATTCGTTGCCGAAGATTCTCCAGACAGAAAATGGTTGATCTTTGATGGTCCGGTAGACGCGGtttggattgaaaatttgaacactGTCTTAGATGACAACAAGAAACTATGCCTCACATCAGGAGAAGTAATGCAAATGACTTCTACAATGTCAATGATTTTTGAAGTGATGGATTTACTACAAGCATCACCTGCAACTGTATCTCGATGCGGAATGATCTACATTGAACCTCATGTTATGGGCTGGCGACCATTTCTTAAATCTTGGATGAATAAGATAAATATAAACTGGGGTCAAGGCAACGAGGGAATTCTAAATGCCTTGTTTGATTGGCTTACTGACCCATGTTTAgattttattagaaaaaagtGTAAACTTGCAACGAATGCAGGACAAATTAATCAATTGGTTTCAACGATAACTTTATTTGAAATGTACATGAATGACGCTGTGGAAGCCAATCCAACGGATTATTCTACGTACATTGTTCCATGGCTACAAGCTACTATGATGCAGTCAATGGTATGGGGTGCTGGAGGTGCCTTAGATTATGATTCACGATGCAAGTTCAAtgatttttatacatcattCTGGGACCGGTCTAACTTAGATTATCCGTTACCGGAAGCAGTGGGTGATCTGCTTATTTCAATTCCTGGTGAAGGATTAATACACGACAactattatacatacaaaGGAAAAGGTGCCTGGAAATACTTTGGTGATATGGCAAAAAGTGCTAAAATATTGGAAACACAGAGCATTGGTCAAATGGTCGTGCCAACAATTGACACAGTCAAATATCAAATGTTATTTCTTCGGCATATTAAACATCGCAAAAGATTTCTAGTCTATGGAGAGACAGGTACTGGTAAAAGTTTTTACATTCAAGATTTGCTGATGAATAAGTTGGACGAAGATTCCTTTTTGCCCAACTTCATAACTTTTACTCCAAAAACGACTGCAAACCAAACTCAGGAACTTGTGAtatcaaaattatttaaaaaacgaaaaggcCACTATGGACCTATGGGTGGAGCgtattgtattgtatttgTCGATGATGTCAACATGCCTACCAAGGAAATTTATGGGGCGCAACCAGCCATTGAACTATTGAGACAGTTTTTTGATCATGAACATTGGTACGATTTGAAAGAGCCTGAAAAAATCCAAGTGTTCGATACAATGTTCCTCGCAGCTATGGCTCCACCTGGCGGCAGCCGACAAGATATATACCACAGGTTCTTAAGACACTTCAATTTATACACCATCAGTATGTTTTCAAGAGAAAGCGTTTTCAGAATATTTTCGAATGTAGCACTGGTTGGATTGAAGAGGAATGGTTTTGCATCTGATGTTGTGGTAATAGTAACGCTACTAGTCAATGCTACAATGGAGATTTTTGAAGCTGCTAGTGCCAGTCTCAGGCCAACCCCAGCAAAATCGCACTACTTATTTAATTTGAGGGACTTCTCTAGAGTAATAACAGGATGTGCtctgataaaaaaagaatcagtTGAATCCAAGGTCACGTTTGTAAGAATTTGGGTGCATGAGATTTTAAGAGTCTTCGGAGACAGACTGATCGACAAGACCGATAATAACtggttgtttgaaaaaatcaaggaGGTAGTCCCCAGTATTCTGAGGGAGTCCTTTGATAATGTATTCGGTCACTTACCTAAATTTAATGATGAACTGACAGAGGAAAGTCTACATGATTtaatatttggaaattttatgGACCTTGACGCTACACCAGATGATAAGCGATATGAAGAAATTCCATCTATAGAAGAGTACAAGAATGTCGCTCTTCTTTGTCTAGAAGAATACAATACTACACACAAAAGCAAAATAGATATTGTGCTGTTCCGCTATGCTTTGGAACATTTGGCACGTATTTGTCGCATATTGGCCATACCTTGCGGAAGTTTGTTGATGGTCGGTGTTGGTGGTTCAGGAAGACAATCTTTGACTAGACTTGCCTCTGGAATTGGAGGTCATGGATTATTTCAACCAGAAATTGGGGTTGCTTATGGCATGAATGAGTGGcgtgaagatataaaaaagGTTCTCAAAAATTCTGGTGGTACTGGCAAAGATTTAGTCTTTCTATTCActgaaaatcaaatcaaagaAGAAGGATTCCTAGGAGACATTGATGGTTTATTGAACTCTGGTGAGGTGcctaatttatttacaatagaagaaaaacaagaaattattgaaatgacTCGATTAGCTGCTCAGGGTGGAAATAGAAATTTGGATGTCAGTGTTTTATCAGTATTGGCATACTTCGTAAACCGCTGCAAAGAAAAACTGCACATCATGCTATGTTTTAGTCCAATTGGCGATGCGTTTAGAATTAGATTACGTTTATATCCAAGCTTAGTAAACTGTTGTACCATTGACTGGTTTGAAATGTGGCCAGAAGATGCACTTGAACAAGTGGCAGCACGCTACATGACATACGTTGATGTCGATGAACGAATAAAAGTTGATTCTGTTGTGGCTTGCAAATACTTTCATAAGTGTGCAAAGGAAAATAGTACGCAGTTTTATTCAGCTTGCGGAAGGAAAACTTACATAACGTCTGCAGCATTTTTGGATCTAATCCAGTCATTTGCTGATCTTATGACACAAAAACAAGCAGAAATATCTCTTGCAAGAGATCGTTATCTGGGCGGCTTGGATAAATTAGATTTTGCTGCCTCTCAAGTTACAAAAATGGGGACTACTCTGCTGGCGTTGAAGCCACAGTTAGAAGCATCTGCTAAATTAACTGCGAAAACAATGCAGCAAATTGAAAGTGAAAACGTGACCGTTGAACACGCCACCATGCTGgtgaaaaaagatgaagatGCAGCAAATATTCAAGCAGAAATTGCTGGTGCTTTGAAAAAGGAATGTGAAGCTGATCTAGCAGAAGCTCTTCCCATACTTGCAGAAGCCACGG CTGCTTTGAATACCATCAAGCCAAATGatataacaatagtaaaaacaatgaaaaatccTCCTGAAGTAATCAAGTTGGTACTTGCTGCCGTTTGCGTCATGATGGCCATCACCCCAGATAGAATAAATGATCCAGTGACTCATAGAATGATCTCAGACTACTGGGGACCAAGTAAGCGACTGCTTGGAGACATGAATTTTTTAGCCAGGCTAAAGGACTATGACAGAGACAACATTCCTGTATCCATAATGCAG GTGATCAAAAAGTCATATATGGCGGATAAGAATTTTGAACCAAAGAAAGTAGCAAAGGCATCATCAGCTGCCGAGGGACTTTGCAAATGGGTACGAGCTATGGTTTTATATGATGAGGTAGCAAAAGTCGTTGCGCCTAAGAAAGCGAAATTAGCAATAGCTGAAAAAGAGTACAATGAAACCATGGAGTTCTTAAAAGGAAGACGACAGATGTTAGCAGAACTCGATGCAAAACTGGCacttttgaatgaaaatctaCAACGAACACTAGCTATGAAAATTGATCTAGAAAATCAG GTAACGGATTGCACAAATAAGCTGATCAGATCAGAAAAGCTTCTCAGTGGCTTGGGGGGAGAGAAAGGTCGTTGGATAGAATGTGCAGCAAATTTACAAAAGGCTTATGATAGCTTAGCTGGCGACATATTAATATCTTGTGGAATGATCGCTTACTTAGGCCCATTTACAACGTCCTACAGAGTGGAAAATTTAGAGAAATGGCGTAGCTATGTCAAGAGTTTAGATATTCCCACTTCAGATATGTATACCTTTGTTGGAGTCTTGGGCTCGGAGATTAAAATCAACTCATGGAATATCCATGGTCTTCCAAGGGATTCTTTTTCGACCGAGAACGCAATTATCATGGATAATTCCAAAAGATGGAGTTTATTTATCGATCCACAGAGTCAAGCAAACAAGTGGATTAGAGCTATGGAAAAGTCGAATCAattggaaataataaaattatcggATCTAACTTACATGAACGTGCTTGAAAGATGCATTGAAACTG gtAAACCAGTTTTACTAGAAAATGTTGGCGAAGAATTATCAACTCCGTTGGATCCTATTCTTATGAAAAGCATCTACAAGTTTTCTGGCGTTTGGTATATTACGCTTGGTGAAAAGTCGGTCGAATATGACTTGAAATTTAG ATTTTACATAACAACGAAGTTGAGAAATCCCCATTATTTGCCAGAAGTATTTAACAAAGTGACATTGATTAACTTCGCGTTAACGATTGAAGGATTGGAGGATCAGCTGTTGGGTATTGTAGTTGCTAAAGAAAGAGCTGATCtccagaaaaaaaaggaatatttGATTGTTGAAAGTGCGGCTAATAAAAAAGCCTTGCAACAAGTAGAagagaatattttgaaaacattgTCATCATCAGGTGCCAATATCTTAGAAGACGAGGAGGCTATAGAGATATTAGAttcgtcaaaaattttatcagtagatataatgaaaaaacaaaaagcatccaAGGAGACGGAAGCTAAGATTGAAGTCTTCCGTCAAAGTTACAGACCAATAGCTAAGCACAGCTCAGCGCTATATTATACAGTAACCGATTTGCCCAGTGTTGATCCAATGTATCAATACTCGCTTGCTTGGTTCATAAATCTATATATAATGTCCATAGAAACTGCAAGTAAAAGCAAAGTCCTAGAGAAAAGGTTAATGTTTTTACGAGAAACATTCACTTATAATCTCTATCAAAATGTGTGCCGTTCTTTATTTGAAAAGGATAAG ATTCTGTACTCGTTTGTGTTATATTCGACTATTATGGTGgcaacaaatgaaattgaCAAAGAAGAATTGAGCTTTTTCTTATCTGGCGGAATAGGACTTGCCAATACCATTAAGAATCCAGCAGCAAACTGGTTGATAGATAAGTCTTGGGATGAAATATGCAGAGCTAATGACAATTTGCCATCATTTGAAGGATTTATGAATGACTTTCGTACTCATCTAACATCTTGGCAAAAGTTTTACGACTTGATGAATCCTCAGAATGCTCAAATACCACAGCCATGGGAAAGTAAACTCACAGCATTCCAAAAATTGATCGTGATGCGAATGATCAGACCAGATAAAGTGACTGCCAAG ataACACAATTTGTTGATACAGGAATGGGCACTAAATTTGTAACGCCACCGCCATTTGATATAGCCAAATCATATAGTGATTCAAATTCACTGATACCATTGATCTTTGTTCTATCTGCTGGTTCTGATCCCATGGGATCTCTTTCCAAGTTTGCAGAAAATATGAATTATGCTTCTCGATTCAGTTCGATATCCTTAGGTCAGGGTCAAGGACCGATAGCGCAGCGCATTATAGAACAAGGTCAAAACGAAGGCATGTGGGTTTGTTTGCAAAATTGCCATCTAGCTGTTTCTTGGATGCCTCAACTGGAAAAGATTTGCGAGAACTTTGATACAACAAATACGTCGATCAATTTCCGTCTCTGGTTAACTAGCTACCCTTCTGATAAGTTTCCTATAACAGTCTTACAAAATGGTGTGAAAATGACCAATGAACCTCCAAGTGGACTACAGCAGAATCTCATGAG ATCTTACTTATCGGAGCCTGTTAAAGATCCAGAGTTCTTTGGAGGTTGCCCTGGGAAGGAAAAGGAATTCACGAAACTGTTGTATGGCCTATGTTTCTTCCATGCTGTTGTTCAAGAGAGAAGGAAGTTTGGCGCACAAGGATGGAATATTAAATATG GTTTTAATGAGTCAGATTTCCAAATATCAGTACAAcagttgcaaatttttataaacgaGTATGACGAGGTCCCATTCAAAGCTATCATATATTTGACCGGTGAATGTAATTATGGTGGAAGGGTAACGGATGATCGAGATAGAAGATGCTTGAATACTATTTTGGATGACTTTTATAATCCAAGAGTGATAACAGATCCGAATTATACGTTTGCAAATATTGGACCGGAATACGCATTACCACGAAA AGTCGATTACCGAGATTATGTGAAACAGATCGAAGAAATTCCACCTATTTCACCACCCGAGGTATTTGGTTTGCATATGAATGCCGGGATTACCCGAGATCTTGAAGTGTCGAAAGATTTCTTCACTGCGTTGATACAAATCCAAGGAACTGTATCAGTTGGCGACACAGCTAAACAAGATGAAAtgattttgtttataaaaaaagacaTTTACGATCGTTTACCTGAATTATTTGACATTGAGGAAGCTCAAAAGAAATATCCAGTATCTTACTACGAGTCTATGAATACCGTTTTAATACAAGAAATGGAAAGATATAACAAACTGCTCAAAGAGATTCGTGTCTCATTGACCATGTTAGAAAAAGCAGTGAACGGGATGATAGTTATGACACCAGAGCTcgag GTGGTCTCTAGACAAATTTTAATAGGTAAAGTTCCTACATGTTGGGAAAAAGCTAGCGCATACCCCAGCCTTAAGCCTCTATCTAGTTTTGTAAATGATTTTTTGGaaagaatacaattttttcaacaatggTTGGACAATGGAAAACCAGCTGCTTTTTGGATATCTGGCTTTTCGTTTGCACATGGATTTTTAACCGGGGCGAGTCAAAACTATGCCAGAAAGCATAAAGTCTCTATTGACAGGATTGAGTTTGATTTTGAG GTATTACCATTTTACGAAGCAAAATCTGCACCAAGCGACGGAGTTTACGTATATGGAATGTTCTTAGCCGGAGCAAGATGGgatattcaaaaaatgatCCTGGCAGAAAGTTTTCCAAAAGTTCTCTTCAATGCGCTTCCTCTTGTTTGGTTCAAGCCAGGCGAAGCTTCAAAACGAGTAACAGGGTCTCGGTATTTGTGTCCCCTGTATATAACTTCAGCACGTTTCGGAGTGCTCAGAACAACCGGCCATTCTACCAACTACGTACTATCTATTCTATTGAATACTAAGGAACCTGTTAGTCATTGGATCAAAAGAGGACTTGCCTTGCTTTGCCAGCTTGACGATTGA